In Acidaminococcus fermentans DSM 20731, one genomic interval encodes:
- a CDS encoding DUF554 domain-containing protein: MPIGVLLNVAAVVLGGILGNFLGPRLSEDFKEKLTTVFGSCALLMGIISITFMKNLPAVVFAVIAGTIVGLGIHMGDRITAGSRNLEKAISRVLPASAGDTLIPRDEYESRLITIIVLFCASGTGIYGSMVSGMAGDHSILIAKSIMDLPTAALFACELGIIVSFIALPQLVIFLALFALANILLPFCTPDMIGDFKACGGTLLVATGFRMLQLKDFPIADMIPAMALVMPLSALWTNVVVPML, encoded by the coding sequence ATGCCAATTGGAGTTTTGCTGAATGTGGCGGCGGTTGTTCTGGGCGGTATCCTGGGGAATTTCCTGGGGCCCCGGCTTTCAGAAGATTTCAAGGAAAAACTGACCACCGTGTTCGGCTCCTGTGCCCTGCTCATGGGGATCATTTCCATTACCTTTATGAAAAACCTGCCGGCGGTTGTCTTTGCGGTGATCGCCGGCACCATTGTGGGCCTGGGGATCCATATGGGAGACCGGATCACCGCCGGCTCCCGGAACCTGGAAAAGGCCATCAGCCGGGTGCTGCCCGCCTCTGCCGGGGACACCCTGATTCCCCGGGACGAATATGAGAGCCGGCTGATCACCATCATTGTGCTGTTCTGTGCCAGCGGCACCGGCATCTACGGCAGCATGGTGTCCGGCATGGCCGGGGATCACAGCATCCTCATCGCCAAATCCATCATGGACCTGCCCACTGCTGCACTTTTCGCCTGCGAACTGGGGATCATCGTCAGCTTCATCGCCCTGCCCCAGCTGGTGATCTTCCTGGCCCTGTTTGCCCTGGCCAATATCCTGCTGCCCTTCTGCACCCCGGACATGATCGGGGATTTCAAGGCCTGCGGAGGCACCCTGCTGGTGGCCACCGGTTTCCGGATGCTCCAGCTGAAAGATTTCCCCATCGCCGACATGATCCCGGCCATGGCACTGGTCATGCCCTTATCGGCCCTGTGGACGAATGTGGTGGTTCCGATGTTGTAA
- a CDS encoding HAD-IIA family hydrolase, producing the protein MRDLNIIREKKGFISDMDGVIYHGSTLLPGVKEFVAWLQKEKKQFLFLTNSSERSPLELRKKLQAMGLDIEESHFYTSALATAHFLKTQAPGCSAYIIGAHGLMNALYDAGITYNDVNPEYVVVGETTGYNYEMIIKATELIHKGAKLIGTNSDMTGPSDRGIIPACRALIAPIELATGKKAYFIGKPNPLMMRTGLKRLGVHSEDAVMIGDRMDTDVIGGVESGMETVLVLTGVSSRENIKRFSYQPHYILNGIGDLVPKK; encoded by the coding sequence ATGCGGGACTTGAACATCATTCGGGAAAAGAAAGGCTTCATCAGTGATATGGACGGTGTGATCTACCATGGCAGCACCCTGCTGCCCGGGGTGAAGGAATTTGTGGCCTGGCTCCAGAAAGAAAAGAAACAGTTCCTGTTCCTGACCAACTCCAGCGAACGGTCTCCCCTGGAACTGCGGAAGAAACTCCAGGCCATGGGGCTGGACATCGAGGAAAGCCATTTCTACACCAGCGCCCTGGCCACGGCCCATTTCCTGAAGACCCAGGCCCCCGGCTGTTCCGCCTACATCATCGGGGCCCACGGGCTCATGAACGCCCTGTATGATGCCGGGATCACCTACAATGATGTGAACCCGGAATATGTGGTGGTGGGCGAAACCACCGGCTACAATTATGAAATGATCATCAAGGCCACAGAACTGATTCACAAAGGGGCCAAGCTCATCGGCACCAACAGCGACATGACCGGCCCCAGCGACCGGGGCATCATCCCCGCCTGCCGGGCCCTCATCGCCCCTATTGAACTGGCCACCGGGAAAAAGGCCTACTTCATCGGCAAGCCCAATCCCCTGATGATGCGCACCGGCCTGAAACGGCTGGGAGTCCATTCCGAAGACGCGGTGATGATCGGGGACCGGATGGATACGGACGTGATCGGTGGCGTGGAATCGGGCATGGAAACGGTGCTGGTGCTCACCGGCGTTTCCAGCCGGGAAAACATCAAGCGGTTCTCCTACCAGCCCCATTATATCCTGAACGGGATCGGGGATCTGGTGCCGAAGAAATAG
- a CDS encoding ABC transporter ATP-binding protein has translation MEKKNRQNERDFRNGRDAWLLMLRSLREFKKDALLAPVTVMGEVVFEALIPYEIALLVNEVKDGCGLDRILHYSGILLLMALCALGCGYVAGITCARASCGFARNLRQDVFCQIQEFSFGNINRFSSASLVTRLTTDIQNIQMAFMMLVRTAFRAPFNLLASFFMAWYMGGRMALCFLVVIPVLGWGLYKIARRALGLFRQGFPQYDALNYKVEENIKGIRVVKSFVREETETAKFDATARKVQALFTKGERIVALNNPLMQICIYGIMIFLLTQGSRLILTTRGRLLDIGQFSTLLTYSFQILGSLMMVSMILVMLTFTEESVQRVREVLEEKSTLTSPEQPVETVRDGSVAFDQVSFQYEGSTGEPVLRDITLSVRSGEVMGIVGGTGSGKSSLVQLIPRLYDATEGTVRVGGVDVRRYNLATLRDSVAMVLQKNLLFSGTVADNLRWGAPRATQAQLEEACRQACADEFIRRLPKGYDTWIRQGGTNLSGGQKQRLCIARALLKRPKILILDDSTSAVDTRTDRAIREALATALPGTTVFIIAQRLSSVERADRILVLEQGKINGLGTHQELLRTNAIYREMARSQNLLEKEEKAHG, from the coding sequence ATGGAAAAGAAAAATCGACAGAATGAACGGGATTTCCGGAATGGCCGGGATGCCTGGCTGCTGATGCTCCGGTCCCTCCGGGAATTCAAAAAAGATGCCCTGCTGGCCCCCGTCACCGTGATGGGGGAAGTGGTGTTCGAGGCCCTGATCCCCTATGAGATCGCCCTTTTGGTCAACGAGGTGAAGGATGGCTGCGGACTGGACCGGATCCTCCATTACAGCGGGATCCTGCTCCTGATGGCCCTGTGCGCCCTGGGCTGCGGCTATGTGGCCGGGATCACCTGCGCCCGGGCCTCCTGCGGCTTTGCCCGGAATCTCCGCCAGGACGTGTTCTGCCAGATCCAGGAGTTTTCCTTCGGGAACATCAACCGGTTCTCTTCCGCCTCTCTGGTGACCCGGCTCACCACGGACATCCAGAACATCCAGATGGCCTTCATGATGCTGGTGCGCACGGCTTTCCGGGCCCCCTTCAACCTGCTGGCCTCCTTTTTCATGGCCTGGTACATGGGAGGCCGGATGGCCCTGTGCTTTCTGGTGGTGATCCCGGTGCTGGGCTGGGGCCTGTACAAGATCGCCCGGCGGGCCCTGGGCCTGTTCCGGCAGGGGTTCCCCCAGTACGATGCCCTGAACTACAAGGTGGAAGAAAACATCAAGGGCATCCGGGTGGTGAAATCCTTTGTCCGGGAAGAAACGGAAACCGCCAAATTCGACGCAACCGCCCGGAAGGTCCAGGCCCTGTTCACCAAAGGGGAACGGATCGTGGCCCTGAACAACCCCCTGATGCAGATCTGCATCTACGGGATCATGATTTTCCTTTTGACCCAGGGCTCCCGGCTGATCCTCACCACCCGTGGCCGGCTGCTGGACATCGGCCAGTTTTCCACCCTGCTCACCTACAGCTTCCAGATCCTGGGGTCACTGATGATGGTGTCCATGATCCTGGTGATGCTGACCTTTACGGAAGAATCGGTCCAGCGGGTCCGGGAAGTGCTGGAGGAAAAAAGCACCCTCACTTCGCCGGAACAGCCGGTGGAAACGGTCCGGGACGGATCTGTGGCGTTCGACCAGGTTTCCTTCCAGTATGAAGGCAGTACCGGGGAACCGGTGCTCCGGGACATCACCCTGTCCGTCCGGAGCGGGGAAGTCATGGGCATCGTGGGGGGCACCGGCAGCGGGAAATCCTCCCTGGTCCAGCTGATCCCCCGACTCTATGATGCAACGGAGGGCACCGTCCGGGTGGGGGGCGTGGACGTGCGCCGGTATAATCTGGCAACCCTCCGGGACAGCGTGGCCATGGTGCTCCAGAAGAACCTGCTGTTTTCCGGCACCGTGGCGGACAACCTCCGGTGGGGGGCTCCCCGGGCCACCCAGGCCCAGCTGGAAGAAGCCTGCCGCCAGGCCTGTGCGGACGAATTCATCCGGCGGCTGCCCAAAGGGTACGATACCTGGATCCGGCAGGGGGGCACCAACCTGTCCGGGGGCCAGAAACAGCGGCTGTGCATTGCCCGGGCCCTTTTGAAACGGCCAAAGATCCTGATCCTGGACGACAGCACCTCGGCAGTGGATACCCGGACGGACCGGGCCATCCGGGAGGCCCTGGCCACCGCCCTTCCCGGCACCACCGTCTTTATCATCGCCCAGCGGCTGTCTTCCGTGGAACGGGCGGACCGGATCCTGGTGCTGGAACAGGGAAAGATCAACGGTCTGGGCACCCATCAGGAACTGCTCCGGACCAATGCCATCTACCGGGAAATGGCCCGGTCCCAGAATCTGCTGGAAAAGGAGGAGAAGGCCCATGGCTGA
- a CDS encoding nucleoside hydrolase yields the protein MNRKKTAALVLGALLGCQLGWGALPAGAAAPENLSGKTALAAEVDPGSDDVLALFMMKRSGQVPDLVLSTYGNAPEKQTSTNLGLTLQVLDLDLPVYHGADRPWKGKKWKAPRDGSNRKDGLLGLSGALKEKAEKAGREPRKPGSLEEARDRLKTFHHIAYITAGPLSTLAGLLQDPRIRSRVDRVYLVGGSLAGETAEFNFAQDPKAVQAVLASGVDITLFPVELTATQYVEEEELRKLARYGTWPEFMELLQANQAAHARQGEEPAAVLPALFPVLYRMDPDQFAVEDRRVTVDKTGRLTEDPQGTLVHAVLGVNPRYQWRMLEKSFSQ from the coding sequence ATGAACAGGAAAAAAACGGCGGCGCTGGTGCTGGGGGCCCTGCTGGGCTGTCAGCTGGGGTGGGGTGCTCTGCCGGCGGGGGCGGCGGCACCGGAGAACCTTTCCGGGAAAACGGCCCTGGCGGCGGAGGTGGATCCGGGCAGCGACGATGTCCTGGCCCTGTTCATGATGAAACGCAGCGGACAGGTGCCGGATCTGGTGCTGTCCACCTACGGGAATGCTCCGGAAAAACAGACCAGCACCAATCTGGGACTCACCCTCCAGGTGCTGGATCTGGACCTGCCGGTGTACCACGGAGCGGACCGGCCCTGGAAAGGGAAGAAATGGAAAGCCCCCCGGGATGGATCCAATAGAAAGGACGGGCTCCTGGGCCTTTCCGGTGCCCTGAAGGAAAAAGCGGAAAAAGCCGGCCGGGAGCCCCGGAAGCCCGGCAGCCTGGAGGAGGCACGGGACCGGCTGAAGACCTTCCATCATATTGCGTATATCACGGCCGGCCCTCTTTCTACCCTGGCCGGCCTGCTCCAGGATCCCCGGATCCGCAGCCGGGTGGACCGGGTGTATCTGGTGGGGGGCTCCCTGGCGGGGGAGACGGCAGAATTCAACTTCGCCCAGGATCCCAAAGCCGTCCAGGCGGTGCTGGCAAGCGGGGTGGACATCACCCTGTTCCCGGTGGAACTGACGGCCACACAGTATGTGGAAGAGGAAGAACTCCGAAAACTGGCCCGGTACGGCACCTGGCCGGAATTTATGGAACTGCTCCAGGCCAACCAGGCAGCCCATGCCCGGCAGGGAGAGGAACCGGCGGCGGTACTGCCGGCCCTTTTCCCCGTGCTCTACCGGATGGATCCGGACCAGTTCGCCGTGGAGGACCGGCGGGTGACCGTGGACAAAACCGGCCGCTTGACGGAAGATCCCCAGGGGACCCTGGTCCACGCCGTGCTGGGGGTGAATCCCCGGTACCAGTGGAGGATGCTGGAAAAAAGCTTCAGCCAGTAA
- the alr gene encoding alanine racemase: MKSTLRRTWAEIDLDALAYNYHKIREHIGPQVKFLGVVKADAYGHGAVQVGSHLQALGANYLAVSSIDEAMELRFNGITMPILILGHTPREQVDRLICFNITQAVTCEAKALEYSEEAVKYGGTLKIHVKVDTGMSRLGYICEGDYFEHGVEGIIHACSLPGLEPEGIFTHFAVADEPGEDALAYTRHQFALFRKVCDEVEKRTGKKFKLRHCANTGATTLFPDTYLDMVRPGLLLYGYGEHARMLGLKPVMTVKTTISTIKIYPKGTKISYGGIYTCPDTTRMGVAPIGYADGFMRCLSNRCSFVTEEGPAPQRGRICMDMCMVDLTGKPKVDVGSELELFGTRQSLDDLAQLAGTIPYEITCNISKRVPRVYLEKGKVVGKELLLRM; the protein is encoded by the coding sequence ATGAAATCTACGCTGCGCCGTACCTGGGCGGAAATCGATCTGGACGCCCTGGCTTACAATTATCATAAAATCCGGGAACACATCGGGCCCCAGGTGAAATTCCTGGGGGTGGTGAAGGCGGACGCCTACGGTCATGGAGCCGTCCAGGTGGGGAGCCACCTCCAGGCCCTGGGGGCCAATTATCTGGCGGTGAGCAGCATCGATGAGGCCATGGAACTCCGGTTCAACGGCATCACCATGCCCATCCTGATCCTGGGCCACACCCCCCGGGAACAGGTGGACCGGCTGATCTGCTTCAACATCACCCAGGCGGTGACCTGCGAGGCCAAAGCCCTGGAATACAGCGAAGAAGCCGTGAAATACGGGGGAACCCTGAAAATCCATGTGAAGGTGGATACGGGGATGTCCCGGCTGGGATACATCTGCGAAGGGGATTATTTCGAACATGGGGTGGAGGGCATCATCCATGCCTGCAGCCTGCCGGGGCTGGAACCGGAAGGGATCTTCACCCATTTTGCCGTGGCCGATGAACCGGGGGAGGATGCCCTGGCCTATACCCGGCACCAGTTCGCCCTGTTCAGGAAAGTCTGCGACGAAGTGGAAAAACGCACCGGGAAGAAATTCAAACTCCGCCACTGCGCCAACACCGGGGCCACCACCCTGTTCCCTGATACCTATCTGGACATGGTCCGGCCGGGGCTGCTGCTCTACGGCTACGGGGAACACGCCCGGATGCTGGGGCTGAAACCGGTGATGACGGTGAAGACCACCATCAGCACCATCAAAATCTATCCCAAAGGGACCAAGATCAGCTACGGGGGCATCTACACCTGCCCGGACACCACCCGGATGGGGGTGGCCCCCATTGGCTACGCCGACGGGTTCATGCGCTGCCTGTCCAACCGGTGCAGTTTCGTGACGGAAGAGGGCCCGGCGCCCCAGCGGGGACGGATCTGCATGGACATGTGCATGGTGGACCTGACCGGCAAGCCAAAGGTGGACGTGGGCAGCGAACTGGAACTGTTCGGCACCCGCCAGTCCCTGGACGACCTGGCCCAACTGGCCGGCACCATCCCCTACGAAATCACCTGCAACATCAGCAAGCGGGTGCCCCGGGTGTACCTGGAAAAAGGGAAAGTGGTCGGGAAGGAATTGTTGCTGAGGATGTGA
- a CDS encoding ComF family protein produces MFSSFVRLLQSLFYPHGCPGCGEEVREPGVLCGRCREKIWHPRSFHPESLGCPHVDGLFFLLDYAGAIQKALWMAKFRGREDLLPRLGEEWLQGLRREHKFAWEFPPGVGLSVTGIPTDPDRRKQRGYDLPEEIFRPWCREAGYRWESLLVRNRPTRSQYGLTPEERKKNLKGCFTLVRQEDLPDIVLLCDDICTTGSTMEEGAKTLKQGGVARVYGLALASGN; encoded by the coding sequence ATGTTTTCTTCTTTTGTCCGCCTGCTCCAGTCCCTGTTCTATCCCCATGGCTGCCCGGGATGCGGGGAGGAGGTCCGGGAGCCGGGGGTGCTCTGCGGCCGGTGCCGGGAAAAGATCTGGCATCCCCGTTCCTTCCATCCGGAGAGTCTGGGCTGTCCCCATGTGGATGGGCTGTTCTTCCTGCTGGATTATGCCGGGGCCATCCAAAAGGCCCTGTGGATGGCCAAGTTCCGGGGACGGGAAGACCTGCTGCCCCGGCTGGGGGAGGAATGGCTCCAGGGCCTCCGCCGGGAACATAAGTTTGCCTGGGAATTCCCGCCGGGGGTGGGCCTTTCCGTCACCGGCATCCCCACGGACCCGGACCGGCGGAAGCAGCGGGGGTACGATCTGCCGGAAGAAATCTTCCGTCCCTGGTGCCGGGAGGCTGGGTACCGGTGGGAATCCCTGCTGGTCCGGAACCGGCCCACCCGGTCCCAGTACGGGCTCACCCCGGAAGAGCGGAAAAAGAACCTGAAAGGCTGCTTCACCCTGGTCCGGCAGGAAGATCTGCCGGATATCGTGCTGCTCTGCGACGACATCTGCACCACGGGCAGTACGATGGAAGAAGGGGCCAAAACCCTGAAACAGGGCGGGGTGGCCCGGGTGTACGGCCTGGCCCTGGCCAGCGGGAACTGA
- a CDS encoding ABC transporter ATP-binding protein, which produces MAEKKNIFSRKMAWRFFRTLWGFYPRLLPGILVLIFINAGILSLPAVFMQKVVAVLEKAWAQDLSWSAVRPEIYGYVRILALLYLVSLAANVTYNQLLAVFNQGCLAKIREKLFTHMETLPLGYFDRHQRGDLMSYYTNDVEALRQLISQAFPQLCVTAVTLTVLLAIMLYYSVWMSLVVVGGSLWSVVITRKVGGRSARYFMAQQHTLADCEGFMEESINGGRVIKVFNHEAAARADFERVNQSLYEASYQANRYSNTLMPILNNVSYLIYIIVAACGGLLLERQVPNLSLSGLPFSLAVMVPFLGMSRQFATNIQMISPQINAMVMGLAGAERIFGLLDEKPEQDKGTVELRPLAEGTGIRHWAWVLPGDRGQEELRPLRGEVHFRQVDFGYEKGKPILRDISLDALPGEKIALVGATGAGKTTITNLLTRFYDISSGTITCDGIPLERIRKGALRRSLGMVLQDTVLFTATVLENIRYGRLEATDEECVAAARLAGADDFIRHLPQGYHTVLRGAGAGLSQGQCQLLAIARAAVADPPVMILDEATSSIDTRTEQIVQRGMDALMEGRTVFVIAHRLSTVRNADQILVLDQGKIKERGTHRQLLEQKGMYWQLYTGAVELE; this is translated from the coding sequence ATGGCTGAGAAAAAGAATATCTTCAGCCGGAAAATGGCCTGGCGGTTCTTCCGGACCCTGTGGGGGTTCTATCCCCGGCTGCTGCCCGGGATCCTGGTCCTGATTTTCATCAATGCGGGCATCCTGTCCCTGCCGGCGGTGTTCATGCAGAAAGTGGTGGCGGTGCTGGAAAAAGCCTGGGCCCAGGATCTTTCCTGGTCCGCCGTCCGGCCGGAAATCTACGGGTATGTGCGGATCCTGGCCCTGCTGTACCTGGTATCCCTGGCCGCCAATGTGACCTACAACCAGCTCCTGGCGGTGTTCAACCAGGGCTGCCTGGCCAAAATCCGGGAAAAGCTGTTCACCCATATGGAAACCCTGCCCCTGGGGTATTTCGACCGGCACCAGCGGGGGGATCTCATGAGCTATTACACCAACGATGTGGAAGCCCTCCGGCAGCTGATCTCCCAGGCCTTCCCCCAGCTGTGCGTCACCGCCGTGACCCTGACGGTGCTTCTGGCCATCATGCTGTATTACAGTGTGTGGATGAGCCTGGTGGTGGTGGGAGGCTCCCTCTGGTCCGTGGTCATCACCCGGAAGGTGGGGGGCCGGAGCGCCCGGTATTTCATGGCCCAGCAGCACACCCTGGCGGACTGCGAAGGGTTCATGGAAGAGAGCATCAACGGAGGCAGGGTGATCAAGGTCTTCAACCATGAGGCGGCAGCCCGGGCGGATTTCGAGCGGGTGAACCAGTCCCTCTATGAGGCGTCCTATCAGGCCAACCGGTATTCCAATACCCTGATGCCCATCCTGAACAATGTAAGCTACCTGATCTACATCATCGTGGCGGCCTGCGGAGGCCTGCTCCTGGAACGGCAGGTGCCCAACCTGTCCCTTTCCGGGCTGCCCTTCAGCCTGGCGGTGATGGTGCCTTTCCTGGGCATGAGCCGGCAGTTTGCCACCAATATCCAGATGATCTCTCCCCAGATCAACGCCATGGTCATGGGCCTGGCCGGGGCGGAGCGGATCTTCGGGCTCCTGGATGAAAAGCCGGAACAGGACAAAGGAACCGTGGAACTGCGGCCCCTGGCAGAAGGGACCGGTATCCGGCACTGGGCCTGGGTGCTGCCGGGGGACAGGGGGCAGGAAGAACTGCGGCCCCTCCGGGGAGAAGTCCATTTCCGCCAGGTGGATTTCGGCTATGAAAAGGGCAAGCCCATCCTCCGGGACATTTCCCTGGATGCCCTGCCCGGTGAGAAAATCGCCCTGGTGGGGGCCACGGGGGCCGGGAAGACCACCATCACCAACCTGCTCACCCGGTTCTACGATATTTCCTCCGGCACCATCACCTGTGACGGGATCCCCCTGGAACGGATCCGGAAGGGGGCCCTCCGCCGGTCCCTGGGCATGGTGCTCCAGGATACGGTGCTGTTCACCGCCACGGTGCTGGAAAATATCCGGTACGGACGGCTGGAGGCCACTGATGAGGAATGTGTGGCGGCGGCCCGGCTGGCTGGGGCCGATGATTTCATCCGGCATCTGCCCCAGGGGTACCATACGGTGCTCCGGGGAGCCGGGGCCGGGCTCAGCCAGGGACAGTGCCAGCTGCTGGCCATTGCCCGGGCGGCGGTGGCGGATCCCCCGGTGATGATCCTGGATGAGGCCACCTCCAGCATCGACACCCGGACGGAGCAGATCGTCCAGCGGGGGATGGATGCCCTGATGGAAGGCAGGACGGTGTTCGTCATCGCCCACCGGCTGTCCACGGTGCGGAACGCGGACCAGATCCTGGTGCTGGACCAGGGAAAGATTAAAGAAAGAGGCACCCACCGGCAGCTCCTGGAACAAAAAGGGATGTACTGGCAGCTGTATACGGGAGCGGTTGAACTGGAATAA
- a CDS encoding PH domain-containing protein: MEPNPQQETPAEQTEQTEGQPEKAPEPVTPEAGAAAGTEETAGTEETRAAAGTETAEEAPVQPVEEEEEKPLGRADRSLMFFFWPLVVTALYVPVGLIWMCFRFMAYKSQLLLLTNKRLVLFKGVFKKKQYMISLDMAAHMTMEQGFLGRKAGYGTLVIGQGKEAIRYDYVRDPEKFMKMCKEAAQ, translated from the coding sequence ATGGAACCCAATCCCCAGCAGGAAACCCCTGCGGAACAAACAGAACAAACAGAAGGACAGCCGGAAAAAGCCCCGGAACCGGTGACCCCGGAAGCCGGAGCAGCCGCCGGGACGGAAGAAACCGCCGGAACCGAAGAAACGAGAGCAGCCGCCGGAACGGAAACAGCAGAAGAAGCCCCGGTCCAGCCGGTGGAAGAAGAGGAGGAAAAGCCCCTGGGCCGGGCGGACCGGTCCCTGATGTTCTTTTTCTGGCCCCTGGTGGTGACGGCCCTGTACGTGCCCGTAGGCCTCATCTGGATGTGTTTCCGGTTCATGGCCTACAAATCCCAGCTGCTGCTCCTCACCAACAAGCGGCTGGTGCTGTTCAAGGGCGTGTTCAAAAAGAAACAGTACATGATCTCCCTGGACATGGCCGCCCATATGACCATGGAACAGGGATTCCTGGGCAGGAAGGCCGGCTACGGCACCCTGGTCATCGGCCAGGGCAAAGAAGCCATCCGGTACGATTACGTCCGGGATCCGGAAAAGTTCATGAAGATGTGCAAAGAGGCGGCCCAATAA
- a CDS encoding TIGR03905 family TSCPD domain-containing protein: MKNFTIKTQGTCARQIEFGLENGRLHHIHFQGGCSGNLSAISKLLEGADARRVVDLLKGNTCGNKSTSCADQLARGVEEALKEE; encoded by the coding sequence ATGAAAAACTTCACCATCAAAACCCAGGGGACCTGTGCCCGCCAGATTGAATTCGGTCTGGAGAACGGCCGGCTCCACCACATCCATTTCCAGGGAGGCTGCTCTGGCAACCTGTCGGCCATCAGCAAACTGCTGGAAGGGGCCGATGCCCGCCGGGTCGTGGATCTGCTGAAGGGAAACACCTGTGGGAACAAATCCACCTCCTGTGCGGACCAGCTGGCCCGGGGTGTGGAAGAGGCGTTGAAGGAAGAATAA
- a CDS encoding basic amino acid ABC transporter substrate-binding protein — MKKILAAICIFAALMGTLGCGGSQTAGNKPAEKKELIVGTEPSFAPFEFPDKKSGEITGFDMELIKAMGKKAGFAKVTVKGMGFDALIPALDAGNIDVAIAGMSITDARKQKVNFTDPYYESGLATLVRKDNTTIKSLNDLKGKTIAVQLGTTGAEAAGKIEGATVKTFDTSDTACLELKNGGADAVISDLPVLQYFLKQGGGEYAKMVGEPTKGDMYGIATAKKNKDLADKLNKALADLKKSGEYQKIYDKWFK, encoded by the coding sequence ATGAAGAAGATTCTCGCTGCCATCTGCATTTTCGCTGCACTGATGGGGACACTGGGCTGCGGGGGCAGCCAGACGGCAGGAAACAAACCTGCAGAAAAGAAGGAACTGATCGTTGGGACGGAACCTTCCTTTGCGCCCTTTGAATTCCCGGACAAAAAGAGCGGGGAAATCACCGGCTTCGACATGGAACTGATCAAAGCCATGGGGAAGAAGGCCGGGTTTGCAAAGGTCACCGTGAAGGGTATGGGCTTCGATGCCCTGATCCCGGCCCTGGATGCAGGGAACATCGATGTGGCCATTGCGGGGATGAGCATCACCGATGCCCGGAAGCAGAAGGTGAATTTCACCGATCCCTACTATGAATCCGGCCTGGCTACCCTGGTCCGGAAGGACAACACCACCATCAAGAGCCTGAACGACCTGAAGGGCAAGACCATCGCCGTCCAGCTGGGGACCACCGGCGCCGAAGCGGCAGGCAAGATCGAAGGGGCCACAGTAAAGACCTTCGATACTTCCGATACCGCCTGCCTGGAACTGAAGAACGGGGGCGCGGATGCGGTGATCAGCGATCTGCCGGTGCTCCAGTATTTCCTGAAGCAGGGAGGCGGGGAATACGCCAAGATGGTGGGCGAACCCACCAAAGGGGATATGTACGGCATTGCCACCGCCAAGAAGAACAAGGACCTGGCCGACAAGCTGAACAAAGCCCTGGCCGACCTGAAAAAAAGCGGGGAATACCAGAAGATCTATGATAAGTGGTTTAAGTGA
- a CDS encoding HD-GYP domain-containing protein: protein MITIPQFLDFATDTDNTEIVQGFLKLLELKSHGLFLHSQQVANYAAATAIKMGLPLSEVNGIKTAALLHDIGQLAIPNIILARYPYFNIRERAAYRRHCEAGASMVENIPSFSQIRKIILHHHENWDGSGYPKRLKGVNIPIGSRIIAVANFYDRKCNPCTRQWQIAGCKSPQVIRDLAGVKFDPDAVQAFFASISNPG, encoded by the coding sequence ATGATCACCATTCCCCAGTTCCTGGATTTTGCCACGGATACGGATAATACGGAAATTGTACAGGGGTTCCTGAAGCTGCTGGAGCTGAAAAGCCACGGTCTCTTCCTCCACAGCCAGCAGGTGGCCAACTATGCTGCTGCCACAGCCATCAAGATGGGGCTGCCCCTCAGCGAGGTGAACGGCATCAAGACCGCTGCCCTGCTCCACGATATCGGACAGCTGGCCATCCCCAACATCATTCTGGCCAGATATCCCTATTTCAACATCCGGGAACGGGCTGCCTACCGGCGCCACTGTGAGGCCGGGGCCAGCATGGTGGAGAACATCCCTTCCTTTTCTCAGATCAGGAAGATTATCCTCCACCACCATGAAAACTGGGACGGCAGCGGGTATCCCAAGCGGCTGAAGGGCGTAAACATCCCCATCGGCAGCCGGATCATCGCCGTGGCCAATTTCTACGACCGGAAATGCAATCCCTGCACCCGCCAGTGGCAGATCGCAGGCTGCAAAAGCCCCCAGGTGATCCGGGACCTGGCCGGTGTCAAATTCGATCCCGACGCGGTCCAGGCCTTTTTCGCTTCCATTTCCAATCCGGGATAG